The genomic stretch CCGTGGTGGGTAGCTCTGGGTCCGGCAAGACGACGCTGCTCAATCTCATTGCTGGTCTCGACAGGCCCACGTCCGGTCAAGTCATGGTCGGAGGCCGGGACCTCACTCATTTGCCCGAACGGGCGCTCGCCGAACATCGCAAGCGGATGGTGGGGATGGTGTTTCAGGCCTTCAACCTCATCCCAGCATTCACGGCGGAGGAAAACGTGGCACTGCCGCTGATTTTCAGCGGTATGCCACCGCTGCAACGCAGGCAACGGGCACGAGAACTGCTCGGCACGTTAGGGCTGGCTGAGCGCCTCCAGCACCGGCCAGGCCAGCTCTCTGGAGGAGAATTGCAGCGCACTGCCATGGCGCGGGCACTTGCCAACGGGCCGCAGCTGCTCCTTGCCGATGAGCCGACGGGCAACCTCGACAGCTGGACCGCGGCCGAGATCATCAACCTCCTGGCTTGTCTGCACAGGAGCGAGGGCAAGACCGTCATCCTGGTCACGCATGACGAGCCCATGGCGCGGCGAGTTGCGCAGCGCCTGGTGCGGCTCTCCTACGGCCGGATTGTCGGTGAGGAGGCCTTGCCATGACTTTGCGCGAAATCCTCCGTCTTGCCTGCGGAAACCTCAGGCGCAACCCCTTGCGCACGGCGCTGACCACATGCGGGGTGACCATCGGCATAG from Calditrichota bacterium encodes the following:
- a CDS encoding ABC transporter ATP-binding protein, whose amino-acid sequence is MESEPVVVLRDVCRFYRMGHAVVKALDRVSMAVRRGEFLAVVGSSGSGKTTLLNLIAGLDRPTSGQVMVGGRDLTHLPERALAEHRKRMVGMVFQAFNLIPAFTAEENVALPLIFSGMPPLQRRQRARELLGTLGLAERLQHRPGQLSGGELQRTAMARALANGPQLLLADEPTGNLDSWTAAEIINLLACLHRSEGKTVILVTHDEPMARRVAQRLVRLSYGRIVGEEALP